The genomic DNA AATAATTTTATAAAGGGGTCATAATAATAATAAGTCCCTTTAGGGAGTTTGATATTATATGTATGAAGAAACAGTTGTATATAAAAATGATATGAATTTAGTTCCGTTGCGTCGTTTTACAAGTACTGAGATTAATCTTTTTTTTGCAATGTGTAATAAACTTAAAGAACAAGATACCAATACATTACATCTATCTTTTACTGATTTAAAAAAATTGAGTAACTATAGTGAAAACACTAGAAATATTAATAGATTTATTAGTGATTTAGATGATGTATATCAAAAAATGCTGCAATTAACTATATCTTATGAGGATGATGAAGTTATAGAAAGATTTGTATTATTTAATCACTATAAAATACATAAAAAAGATCAATATTTAGAAATATCTACTTCACCTAATTTAAAGCACATACTTAATTCTATAACGAACAATTTCACTAAATTTGAACTAAGAGAAATGACACAGTTAAAATCTACTTATTCCAAAAATATGTTTAGATTACTAAAGCAATACAAACATACCGGTTACATGAAGTTAAAGATGGAAGATTTTAAAAAAAGACTAGATATTCCTACATCATATCAAATGAATGATATTACAAAACGCGTTTTAAAACCTATTATACAAGAATTGAGTTTCATTTTTTCAAACTTAAGAATTAATAAAATTAAAGCCAAAAAAGGACGTAAAATCGAATGGCTAGAATTTACTTTCACACCTGAAAAAAGAATCCATTCAAAACGACAAGCTCAGGGGCATAATAAAGATAACTCCTTTAAATACAGAAATCGTGAATTAACACCAAAATGGTTAGAAAATAGACCAGAAGATCAATATAGAAATCAAAAAAGACAGTTCACAGCAGAAGAACGTCAAGCCTTTTTAGAGAAAATGAAAAAGGAAGAGAATTAACTAAAGGTAAAAAATAGGACGTGTTATTGAATGAAAACGGTCAAAGAAGTTTCTGAAGTTTTAGACGTATCTAAACAGACGATTCATTACCATTTGAAAAATCTACCTTCAAATTTTAAAGTGAAAAAAGTAGGTAATAAGACATTAATTGATGATGAAATAATAGCTTATTTAGAATCATTGCCAATTAAAAAAACGTCAAAAGAATCGTCAAACAAATCGGCAAAATTCGACAAAAAAACGTCAAATAAAAAAACATCTAAAACAACTGCAACAGAAGACTATATAGATAATTATATAGCTCATTTAGAGTCAGAAATTCGTCAAAAGAATCGTCAAATAGATGATTTGACGATCGCATTAAAACAAGAACAATCATTAAACTTAAATAGCCAAAATATCTTAAGTAATAATGAAAAAATAGAAACAGAGATTACAGAAGAAAAAGAAGATATTGTTATGCCGAATAAAACCACTCAAAATGAACAAAAGCAATCTTTATTCTCAAAACTATTTAAGAAAAAATAACTTCTCGTAAATAAACGATAGACAACGAGAACATTTTACAAAGGAGAACATACACGATATACTGAACTTAACAAAAAGTGTGATGTTCTTTGTACATCAAAAAACCCCCACAGCCGTCCAAAGCTTTGTGGGGGTTTTCTTTTATCATTTGAATTTATCATAGAGATAATTTGAGATTATCCCTGTAATAATAGGACAAATGACTATCGTAAGAACAAAAAGTGCAATATTCATTTGTACATCGCACCTCCTTTCTGCACAGGAAGTGCTTTTCTATTATAACAAAATCTCATCCATGCCCTAAAATTCAATCATAAATGTAGTGTATGGATGTATGATTAACATATGTATGAATGATACAAGTGACATTAACACTTATATCATTCATACATAAATATACACACGAACAGCAAATGAAAGAATATGAAAACGTGTGATAACAAAGATGTATAAAATATGAATAAACGGCGCCGAACATAAAAAGCCTCAAATACTGATTTATCAGTATTTGAGGCTTTTCGATTGGTTGACATAATTACATATTATAGGTAGCTAAAATGTATATAGTATACTTAAACATAAAGACGGGTTTTTTAAGGTTTAAATATTATAGTATAATTTCCTTTACTTAACCCAGATCCTCTAGTAATACTGTATTCTGTTACAATTTCATTAGTTAGTTCACCATGTTTCACTATGAAACTTGCTGGATAAGGTTCTTCATATAAACCCTTTCCAGCAAATATAGCAGCTTTAATAGATGGATTGTTTTCAATGACTTTTCTCATCTTATTATTCAAAAACTTTTTGATATACTTCACTTCATCTTCATCAGTGATATCACCTTTAGTTTTAGCAAAACCTTCGGCTATAAGATAATCCCATAAATTTTCTTCAGTTAAACCTAACCCTTGAAGTATTTTTATATTATCTTTTGCTTCTTTTATATATAAAAATACTGATAGAGATAAAATAAGACTATCTTCTCGTTCTTCAAATAATTTTTTGAACGTATTAGGTGTGAATTTTGCGAAAGTATAGCTTTTAGAATCTTTTCTTTTCACAGAAATACCACTTTCTTTAATAATCTTATATTTAAAATCATTTAGATCATCTTCATCTAAATGATACTCTTTAGATAAAAGATAATTTCTACTTATTTCTGCTTCAACTATATATACATCTGCTTTCGGTAATACTTTTTTTTCACTTAAACATGATACTACTTTACTAGAAACTTTTATAGCATATAAATTTGAATTTTTATTGTGTAAGTTCATTGCCTTCCAAAACTTATGCTTCTTATTCTTATTTAAAACTTGCGAAATAGAAAATTCTTCTTTATCTCC from Staphylococcus kloosii includes the following:
- a CDS encoding replication initiation protein; the encoded protein is MYEETVVYKNDMNLVPLRRFTSTEINLFFAMCNKLKEQDTNTLHLSFTDLKKLSNYSENTRNINRFISDLDDVYQKMLQLTISYEDDEVIERFVLFNHYKIHKKDQYLEISTSPNLKHILNSITNNFTKFELREMTQLKSTYSKNMFRLLKQYKHTGYMKLKMEDFKKRLDIPTSYQMNDITKRVLKPIIQELSFIFSNLRINKIKAKKGRKIEWLEFTFTPEKRIHSKRQAQGHNKDNSFKYRNRELTPKWLENRPEDQYRNQKRQFTAEERQAFLEKMKKEEN
- a CDS encoding helix-turn-helix domain-containing protein — its product is MKTVKEVSEVLDVSKQTIHYHLKNLPSNFKVKKVGNKTLIDDEIIAYLESLPIKKTSKESSNKSAKFDKKTSNKKTSKTTATEDYIDNYIAHLESEIRQKNRQIDDLTIALKQEQSLNLNSQNILSNNEKIETEITEEKEDIVMPNKTTQNEQKQSLFSKLFKKK